The following coding sequences lie in one Arachis ipaensis cultivar K30076 chromosome B05, Araip1.1, whole genome shotgun sequence genomic window:
- the LOC107640647 gene encoding uncharacterized protein LOC107640647 — protein sequence MPLYAKFLKQLINKKRSWNEKKTVVLTQEYIAVIQKGLPPKLKDPGSFFLPCTIGNMSIDKALCDLGSSINLMPLSMMRRLSIEEVKPTRMTLQLADRSMVITNGVVENLLVKVCKFIFPADFVILDLDEEGGDSIILGRPFLATVRAIIDVEKGEMTLRAHDEQITLNVFKEIQHPTEKKG from the coding sequence ATGCCATTGTATGCCAAATTCCTTAAGCaactcattaacaagaaaagaagctggaatGAAAAGAAGACAGTGGTCTTGACCCAAGAGTACATTGCAGTAATCCAAAAGGgtctcccaccaaaactcaaagatcctgggagcttctttCTGCCTTGCACCATTGGCAACATGTCCATTGATAAGGCACTATGTGATTTAGGATCAAGTATCAATCTGATGCCTTTATCTATGATGAGAAGGTTGTCTATAGAAGAAGTGAAGCCTACAAGGATGACCTTGCAACTTGCTGATAGATCAATGGTAATCACTAATGGAGTGGTTGAGAACCTCTTAGTCAAGGTGTGTAAATTTatattcccagcagattttgtaatccTGGATCTAGATGAAGAGGGAGGTGATTCTATCATATtaggaaggcctttcctagccacagtaagggccatcattgatgtagagaaAGGAGAGATGACCTTGAGAGCACATGATGAGCAGATCACCCTAAATGTCTTTAAGGAGATACAGCATCCTACTGAAAAGAAAGGATGA